The genome window AGGGTGGAATGGAATTAGTATCTGCAGAGCAAATGGCAAACATGATAAACAATATAGATGGTGAAGTGCTTCAGGCCGCGGGAGGGTCTGCTGGTAACACTGTTTTTGGTCTAGCAAAATTGGGCCTGAAATCAGCCTTTGTTGGTAAGTTGGGTAACTGTGAAGCCGCGGCTTTTTATAGAACAGAGTTCGAAAAGTTAGGTGGTGATAGTAGCCGCTTTAAGATCGGTGATATTGCAAACGCCAGATGTTTGTCGTTAGTTACCCCCGATACAGAACGGACGATGAGGACTGATTTAGGAGCTTCTGCCATGTTAGCTGCCAATGAGCTTTCTTCCGAAGACTTTGCAGATGCAAGGCACGTGCATGTGGAAGGCTATGTTTTATTTAATCGGGACTTAATGATGGCCACTTTGAAAGCAGCAAAAGAAGCGGGCTGCACCATTAGCTTGGATTTAGCCTCTTTTGAAGTCGTTGGTGCTGCTAAGGATATTTTAGACTCTATTTTGGACCAGTACATTGATGTGGTATTTGCTAATGAAGAAGAAGCGGCTGCTTATGCTGGGGTACAAGTTTCTGATCAAGACTCAGTTAGGCAATTAGGTGGTAAGTGTGAGATTGCCGTTGTGAAATTAGGAAAAGATGGATCACTTATTTTTAACAATGGTGATTTGATCAAGATAGAACCAGTTAAAGCGCAAGCGATTGATACCACGGGAGCTGGAGATCTTTGGGCAACGGGGTTTCTATACGGTTGGCTAAAAGGTAGACCTTTAAAAGAATGTGGGGATTATGGTTCCGTTGTGGCCTCAGAAGTTGTTAGCATCTTGGGTACTAGCCTTCCGGATCAAACTTGGCAACAGAGAATCTTTCCAGCACTAAATCTGGCATAGACCAACGAGATCTATTAGTAATCAATTGCCAGCGGACTCTTGAATTCAACTATCTTTTTAGAATATTAATAGCGCTTAGTAATTTAGTGCCAATTGAGGCTCTATTAATGCGATAAGGTTTATCAGCACTACCCTCTGGACTTGGGGCCAAAGGAGTAGCTGAGAGCTGGGGAGTTGTTCGACGTAGATGAAAGAACATGGGTATATGTCCAATGAAAAACTCTTCTT of Verrucomicrobiota bacterium contains these proteins:
- a CDS encoding adenosine kinase translates to MLEKKFDIIGVGSPVVDSLAHVSEDFVAGISGEKGGMELVSAEQMANMINNIDGEVLQAAGGSAGNTVFGLAKLGLKSAFVGKLGNCEAAAFYRTEFEKLGGDSSRFKIGDIANARCLSLVTPDTERTMRTDLGASAMLAANELSSEDFADARHVHVEGYVLFNRDLMMATLKAAKEAGCTISLDLASFEVVGAAKDILDSILDQYIDVVFANEEEAAAYAGVQVSDQDSVRQLGGKCEIAVVKLGKDGSLIFNNGDLIKIEPVKAQAIDTTGAGDLWATGFLYGWLKGRPLKECGDYGSVVASEVVSILGTSLPDQTWQQRIFPALNLA